From one Planococcus citri chromosome 3, ihPlaCitr1.1, whole genome shotgun sequence genomic stretch:
- the LOC135838837 gene encoding zinc finger protein 768-like, with translation MTMAEAQVDSSTDSTLLQCGPYKIRNSQFLIINNRSRGLKQRKRKRLNQVVDKLNTQVTSAELALFNNNFKHYNNNNHKFISNEYDNRENETHLGVKASKHMLSGSPQETENTEESRKEMAPLVGQVFRFDSSDQERLARYGTPSVEEEIEDVFSQSSSSNKSPHSSNADSPKINLSPLQIREHEDICNSKIRVKKMSEISSGDKDDAKKVLTAAGCTCIQCNSKYSVPHHSHFYPVSPISPLTPISPIAAPVYSFEHYLHTKYLPEFFRRRSHSDSDLPLWLEAAKTERIEPSEKRHHSGRRPISEPQTYMLQKQQRIKTEPASPQESPLDLSTKGARDRAHSIPSAELLPNPFETLLNLPQLNIMPSQFLPPKGTFSVPVVKGDVASPTTKESVAVRYNLEVSPVVEEMPPGSDVAYVCPVCGQMFSLHDRLAKHMASRHKSRTQSSDSSTKAYLCEVCNRSFARSDMLTRHMRLHTGVKPYTCKVCGQVFSRSDHLSTHQRTHTGEKPYKCPQCPYAACRRDMITRHMRTHTRYDANTITSEHSEESAVPDSPHSSSSRVQSPSTSSPMEITTSEQDKTVDS, from the coding sequence ATGACGATGGCAGAAGCTCAAGTAGACTCATCAACGGACAGTACATTATTACAGTGCGGTCCATACAAGATACGTAATAGCCAATTTCTAATTATAAACAATCGTAGTCGTGGCTTGAAGCAAAGGAAACGCAAACGTCTGAATCAAGTTGTTGACAAGCTTAATACACAAGTGACCAGTGCTGAGTTGGCCCTATTCAACaacaatttcaaacattatAACAACAACAATCACAAATTTATCAGCAACGAATATGACAATAGGGAAAATGAGACCCATCTGGGAGTAAAGGCGTCCAAACACATGTTAAGTGGATCTCCGCAGGAAACGGAAAATACGGAGGAGTCGAGAAAAGAAATGGCGCCGTTGGTTGGCCAAGTATTTCGTTTTGATAGCAGTGATCAGGAGAGATTGGCCAGGTATGGTACACCATCAGTTGAGGAAGAAATCGAAGATGTGTTTAGTCAGTCATCTTCATCCAACAAGTCACCTCATAGCTCGAATGCTGATTCACCAAAGATTAATCTGAGCCCTTTACAGATACGCGAGCATGAAGATATCTGTAATTCCAAGATACGAGTTAAAAAGATGAGTGAAATTTCTAGTGGTGACAAAGATGATGCTAAGAAGGTATTGACAGCGGCAGGTTGCACCTGTATTCAGTGTAATTCCAAGTACAGTGTACCTCATCATTCGCATTTTTACCCTGTATCACCTATCTCACCTTTAACTCCAATTTCTCCAATTGCTGCTCCTGTGTACAGCTTTGAGCATTATTTGCATACAAAATATCTGCCAGAGTTCTTCCGCAGGCGTAGCCATTCAGATTCTGATCTGCCTCTGTGGCTAGAAGCAGCCAAAACTGAGAGGATTGAACCATCGGAAAAACGTCACCACAGTGGACGTAGACCAATATCAGAGCCACAAACATACATGTTGCAGAAACAACAACGCATCAAAACAGAGCCAGCTTCACCACAAGAATCTCCCCTTGATTTGTCAACCAAAGGGGCCAGAGATCGAGCACACAGCATACCTAGTGCAGAGCTGCTACCTAATCCATTTGAAACGTTGCTGAATCTACCTCAACTGAATATCATGCCGTCACAGTTCCTACCTCCAAAGGGGACATTTTCTGTTCCTGTAGTGAAAGGCGATGTTGCTTCACCCACTACCAAAGAATCAGTGGCTGTCAGGTACAATCTGGAGGTGTCCCCAGTTGTGGAGGAAATGCCTCCAGGCTCTGATGTTGCTTATGTTTGTCCAGTCTGTGGCCAAATGTTCAGCCTACATGATCGCTTAGCTAAGCACATGGCATCGCGTCACAAGAGCCGCACTCAGTCCAGTGACTCATCCACTAAAGCATACCTATGTGAGGTCTGCAACAGGTCATTTGCCAGGAGTGATATGCTGACCCGGCATATGCGTCTACACACTGGAGTCAAACCATACACATGTAAAGTATGTGGTCAAGTTTTCTCTAGATCTGATCACCTATCCACCCACCAGCGAACACATACTGGAGAGAAACCCTACAAATGTCCGCAGTGCCCATATGCTGCTTGCCGCCGAGATATGATCACTAGGCATATGCGAACTCATACACGTTATGATGCCAATACCATTACTTCCGAGCATTCGGAGGAATCTGCAGTTCCTGACTCTCCACATTCATCTTCATCTCGAGTTCAGTCTCCATCTACTTCATCACCAATGGAAATCACCACCTCGGAGCAGGATAAAACTGTTGACTCCTAA